One Streptomyces hundungensis DNA segment encodes these proteins:
- a CDS encoding GuaB1 family IMP dehydrogenase-related protein: MPGATSIDWDVQHVRFLNDIKPPYDLTYDDVFMVPSRSAVGSRQGVDLASPDGTGTTIPLVVANMTAIAGRRMAETVARRGGIVVIPQDIPIEVVTDVISWVKTRHLVLDTPIVLAPSQTVADALALLPKRAHNAGVVVDADQKPIGVVTDQDLTGVDRFTRLSEVMSKDLLLLDADIDPREAFNRLDNANRRYAPAVDADGRLAGILTRKGALRATLYTPATDARGKLRIAAAVGINGDVAGKAKQLLDAGADTLVVDTAHGHQESMIAAIKAVRGLDPHVPIVAGNIVAAEGVRDLIEAGADIIKVGVGPGAMCTTRMMTGVGRPQFSAVLECAAEAKKFGKHVWADGGVRHPRDVAMALAAGASNVMIGSWFAGTYESPGDLHTSAEGHLYKESFGMASARAVKNRTSEESAYDRARKALFEEGISTSRMFLDPTRPGVEDLIDSIIAGVRSSCTYAGASSLAEFEEKAVVGIQSAAGYAEGKPLHASWS; encoded by the coding sequence ATGCCTGGGGCCACCTCGATCGACTGGGATGTTCAGCACGTGCGTTTCCTCAACGACATCAAGCCGCCGTACGACCTGACGTACGACGATGTGTTCATGGTGCCGAGCCGCTCCGCGGTGGGCTCCCGCCAGGGCGTGGACCTCGCCTCCCCCGACGGCACCGGGACCACCATCCCGCTCGTCGTGGCCAACATGACCGCGATCGCCGGCCGCCGCATGGCCGAGACCGTGGCCCGGCGCGGCGGCATCGTCGTGATCCCCCAGGACATCCCGATCGAGGTCGTCACCGACGTGATCTCGTGGGTCAAGACGCGCCACCTGGTGCTCGACACCCCGATCGTCCTGGCTCCGAGCCAGACCGTCGCCGACGCGCTCGCCCTGCTGCCCAAGCGGGCCCACAACGCGGGCGTCGTCGTCGACGCCGACCAGAAGCCGATCGGTGTCGTCACCGACCAGGACCTCACCGGCGTCGACCGCTTCACCCGGCTCTCCGAGGTCATGTCCAAGGACCTGCTGCTCCTCGACGCCGACATCGACCCGCGCGAGGCCTTCAACCGCCTCGACAACGCCAACCGCCGCTACGCCCCGGCCGTGGACGCCGACGGCCGCCTCGCGGGCATCCTGACCCGCAAGGGCGCCCTGCGCGCCACGCTGTACACGCCGGCCACCGACGCCCGGGGCAAGCTGCGCATCGCGGCCGCCGTCGGCATCAACGGCGACGTGGCCGGCAAGGCCAAGCAGCTCCTGGACGCCGGCGCCGACACCCTGGTGGTGGACACCGCGCACGGCCACCAGGAGTCGATGATCGCCGCGATCAAGGCCGTCCGCGGCCTGGACCCGCACGTCCCGATCGTCGCGGGCAACATCGTCGCCGCCGAGGGCGTGCGCGACCTCATCGAGGCGGGCGCGGACATCATCAAGGTCGGTGTGGGCCCCGGCGCCATGTGCACCACCCGGATGATGACCGGCGTGGGACGCCCCCAGTTCTCCGCCGTCCTGGAGTGCGCCGCCGAGGCCAAGAAGTTCGGCAAGCACGTCTGGGCCGACGGCGGGGTGCGCCACCCGCGCGACGTCGCCATGGCGCTCGCCGCCGGCGCCTCCAACGTCATGATCGGTTCCTGGTTCGCGGGCACCTACGAGTCCCCGGGCGACCTCCACACCTCCGCCGAGGGCCACCTCTACAAGGAGTCCTTCGGCATGGCCTCCGCCCGCGCGGTCAAGAACCGTACGAGCGAGGAGTCGGCCTACGACCGGGCCCGCAAGGCCCTGTTCGAGGAGGGCATCTCCACCTCGCGCATGTTCCTCGACCCGACCCGTCCGGGCGTCGAGGACCTGATCGACTCGATCATCGCGGGCGTGCGTTCCTCCTGCACCTACGCCGGTGCCTCCTCGCTCGCCGAGTTCGAGGAGAAGGCCGTCGTCGGCATCCAGTCCGCCGCCGGTTACGCCGAGGGCAAGCCGCTGCACGCCAGCTGGAGCTAG
- a CDS encoding Lrp/AsnC family transcriptional regulator, protein MRLNDLDERIVHALAEDARRSYADIGSLIGLSAPAVKRRVDRLRAEGAITGFTVRVDPAALGWETEGFIEIYCRRNTSPDAIRRGLERYPEVASASTVTGEADAIIQVFASDMRHFERVLERIAGEPYVERTKSVLVLSPLLRRYTSGSPA, encoded by the coding sequence GTGCGACTCAATGACCTCGATGAACGCATCGTCCACGCGCTCGCCGAAGACGCCCGGCGCTCCTACGCCGACATCGGCTCGCTGATCGGCCTGTCCGCGCCGGCCGTCAAGCGGCGCGTCGACCGGCTGCGGGCCGAGGGGGCCATCACCGGCTTCACCGTACGGGTGGATCCGGCGGCGCTGGGCTGGGAGACCGAGGGGTTCATCGAGATCTACTGCCGTCGCAACACCTCGCCGGATGCGATCCGGCGGGGTCTTGAGCGGTACCCCGAGGTCGCGTCCGCCTCCACCGTCACCGGTGAGGCGGACGCGATCATTCAGGTCTTCGCCTCGGACATGCGGCACTTCGAGCGGGTTCTGGAGCGGATCGCGGGGGAGCCGTACGTGGAGCGTACGAAGTCCGTACTGGTCCTCTCGCCCCTCCTACGCCGCTACACCTCAGGCTCCCCAGCCTGA
- a CDS encoding barstar family protein, with amino-acid sequence MTAQPFDSVRPAGWLVDRVDLDGVGDKAAFMDRVATALRLPDWFGRNWDALADCLGDPDWGPARPGRLVVVTGWQEYAVERPEEWALALDVLGGAAGTGPHGTLAVHLALGGSH; translated from the coding sequence ATGACGGCCCAACCGTTCGACTCCGTACGGCCCGCGGGGTGGCTGGTCGACCGCGTCGACCTCGACGGGGTGGGCGACAAGGCCGCCTTCATGGACCGCGTGGCCACCGCGCTGCGCCTGCCCGACTGGTTCGGCCGCAACTGGGACGCCCTCGCCGACTGTCTGGGTGACCCCGACTGGGGCCCGGCCCGCCCCGGCCGGCTCGTCGTGGTGACCGGCTGGCAGGAGTACGCGGTGGAGCGGCCCGAGGAGTGGGCGCTCGCCCTGGACGTCCTGGGCGGTGCGGCGGGGACCGGGCCGCACGGGACGCTCGCCGTGCACCTCGCGCTCGGAGGATCGCACTAG
- a CDS encoding amino acid permease produces the protein MLDHGAAPPSTEPPAAGGPRPGSGLMRRKPVETLVAEGGQGEGGSLKRSLGMWQLTMISIGATLGTGIFVVLGEAVPKAGPAVTLSFVLAGLTALFSALSYAELAGSIPVAGSSYSYAYATLGELIAWICGWCLILEYGVSVAAVAVGWGQYLNEFLDGTIGVTIPDALSAPPGDGGIFNLPALIVVVLAMGLLLGGARESARINTIMVAVKIAALVLFCVIGFMGFKSGNYSNFMPLGTAGVSGAASTLFFSYIGFDAASTAGEEAKNPKKDLPRAIMLSLIIVTALYVLVAFVAVGARPWKQFEGSEAALAGIMKDVTGHSFWGTLLAACAVIAIASVVLTVLYGQTRILFAMSRDGLVPKVFAKVSPRSGTPVANTVAVSLFCGVLAAAVPLGNLADATSIGTLFAFALVNVAVIILRRTRPDMPRTFRVPFGWLVPILGFLSCGYLMWNLSGVTWEYFGYWMAAGLVIYFGYGYRRSRLATASQK, from the coding sequence GTGTTGGATCATGGCGCAGCGCCACCCTCGACCGAACCCCCAGCCGCCGGGGGCCCGCGCCCCGGTAGCGGTCTCATGCGGCGCAAGCCGGTGGAAACGCTGGTGGCGGAGGGTGGCCAGGGCGAGGGCGGCTCCCTCAAGCGCTCGCTGGGCATGTGGCAGCTCACCATGATCAGCATCGGTGCGACGCTCGGCACCGGTATCTTCGTGGTGCTCGGCGAGGCCGTCCCCAAGGCCGGACCCGCCGTCACGCTCTCCTTCGTCCTCGCCGGCCTCACGGCGCTCTTCTCCGCCCTCTCCTACGCCGAGCTCGCGGGCTCCATCCCCGTGGCGGGCTCGTCGTACTCGTACGCTTACGCAACGCTCGGCGAACTCATCGCCTGGATCTGCGGCTGGTGCCTGATCCTGGAGTACGGCGTCTCGGTGGCCGCCGTGGCCGTCGGCTGGGGGCAGTACCTCAACGAGTTCCTGGACGGGACGATCGGCGTCACCATCCCCGACGCGCTGTCCGCGCCGCCCGGCGACGGCGGGATATTCAACCTGCCGGCCCTGATCGTGGTGGTCCTCGCCATGGGCCTGCTGCTTGGCGGCGCCCGTGAGTCCGCCCGCATCAACACGATCATGGTCGCGGTGAAGATCGCCGCCCTGGTGCTCTTCTGCGTGATCGGCTTCATGGGCTTCAAGTCGGGCAACTACTCGAACTTCATGCCGCTCGGCACGGCCGGTGTCAGCGGTGCGGCCTCGACGCTGTTCTTCTCCTACATCGGCTTCGACGCGGCCTCCACGGCCGGTGAAGAGGCCAAGAACCCCAAGAAGGACCTGCCGCGCGCGATCATGCTCTCGCTGATCATCGTCACCGCGCTGTACGTCCTGGTGGCCTTCGTGGCCGTCGGCGCCCGCCCCTGGAAGCAGTTCGAGGGCTCGGAGGCCGCGCTCGCCGGGATCATGAAGGACGTCACCGGGCACTCCTTCTGGGGCACGCTGCTCGCCGCCTGCGCGGTGATCGCCATCGCCAGCGTCGTCCTGACCGTGCTGTACGGCCAGACCCGCATCCTGTTCGCGATGTCCCGCGACGGCCTCGTCCCCAAGGTGTTCGCCAAGGTCAGCCCGCGCAGCGGCACCCCGGTCGCCAACACCGTCGCCGTCTCGCTGTTCTGCGGTGTGCTCGCGGCCGCCGTCCCGCTGGGCAACCTCGCCGACGCCACCAGCATCGGCACGCTCTTCGCCTTCGCGCTGGTCAACGTCGCGGTCATCATCCTGCGCAGGACGCGCCCCGACATGCCGCGCACCTTCCGGGTGCCGTTCGGCTGGCTCGTCCCCATCCTGGGCTTCCTCAGCTGCGGCTACCTCATGTGGAACCTCTCCGGGGTCACCTGGGAGTACTTCGGATACTGGATGGCCGCCGGTCTCGTGATCTACTTCGGATACGGCTACCGCCGTTCCAGGCTGGCCACCGCCTCACAGAAGTGA
- a CDS encoding GDSL-type esterase/lipase family protein: protein MDLDTPHEIAGEPATGWQDPAPFLRGVAWLDAEGQPVRADPEDAMRLPWDTGERAALPIGMRIEFTARGATAVEIRYRARVPEPGEALHELAHTFALWQGDRCLGETTATPHREGRVRIQLPCSAGPFTIHPPETQAPHIDAVRAVGGMIAPTRRTARWLVHGDSITEGWWSTRPAHAWPAVVGRTLGLDTVNLGYAGGGRGELPTAEQIARLPADVLTLAFGTNCWSAIPFSAPLMRETTLAFLRLVRRGHRKTPLLLVSPLLRPEAERTPNALGATLAELRAAMESATRELIDAGDDALQLLSGQGLLEPHHLMDGLHPTDEGHARVAAAVARALAPLVPKPPRADSRGLGAEQQGD from the coding sequence ATGGATCTGGACACACCGCACGAGATCGCCGGAGAGCCGGCCACGGGCTGGCAGGATCCGGCCCCCTTCCTGCGCGGGGTGGCCTGGCTGGATGCCGAGGGGCAGCCGGTCCGCGCGGATCCCGAGGACGCGATGCGGCTTCCCTGGGACACCGGTGAGCGGGCCGCGCTGCCCATCGGGATGCGGATCGAGTTCACCGCGCGGGGCGCGACGGCGGTGGAGATCCGCTACCGCGCGCGGGTGCCGGAGCCGGGCGAGGCGCTGCACGAGCTGGCCCACACCTTCGCGCTCTGGCAGGGTGACCGCTGCCTCGGGGAGACCACGGCCACCCCGCACCGGGAAGGCCGCGTACGCATCCAACTCCCGTGCTCCGCGGGCCCGTTCACCATCCATCCGCCCGAGACGCAGGCGCCGCACATCGACGCGGTGCGGGCTGTCGGCGGCATGATCGCGCCGACCCGGCGCACGGCGCGCTGGCTCGTGCACGGGGACTCCATCACGGAGGGCTGGTGGTCGACCCGGCCCGCGCACGCCTGGCCCGCCGTCGTCGGCCGGACGCTGGGTCTGGACACGGTGAACCTGGGCTATGCGGGCGGGGGCCGCGGCGAGCTGCCCACCGCGGAACAGATCGCCCGGCTCCCGGCAGACGTCCTCACCCTGGCCTTCGGCACCAACTGCTGGTCGGCCATTCCGTTCTCGGCCCCGCTGATGCGCGAGACCACGCTGGCGTTCCTGCGTCTGGTGCGTCGCGGCCACCGAAAGACCCCGCTGCTCCTGGTCTCCCCGCTGCTGCGCCCGGAGGCCGAGCGGACGCCGAACGCCCTGGGCGCGACGCTGGCCGAGCTGCGGGCGGCCATGGAGAGCGCGACCCGGGAGCTGATCGACGCGGGCGACGACGCGCTCCAACTGCTGTCCGGGCAGGGCCTGTTGGAGCCACACCACCTCATGGACGGACTGCATCCCACCGACGAGGGCCACGCCCGGGTCGCCGCCGCGGTGGCGCGGGCGCTGGCCCCGCTCGTGCCGAAGCCCCCGCGAGCGGACTCACGGGGGCTCGGGGCAGAGCAACAGGGCGACTAG
- a CDS encoding ribonuclease domain-containing protein, producing the protein MITRFARIALAAVLACLAVLLVGCGGKDSARTAGPSASASVSTPAWAKGMATVPADRLPPEARHTLTLIDKGGPFPYSKDGVVFGNVEKLLPRQKRGYYHEYTVDTPNSRDRGARRLITGQGGEFYYTDDHYKTFKAVLR; encoded by the coding sequence ATGATCACCAGGTTTGCCCGGATCGCCCTCGCCGCGGTGCTGGCGTGTCTGGCCGTGCTGCTCGTCGGCTGCGGCGGCAAGGACAGCGCGCGAACCGCGGGGCCCAGCGCCTCCGCGTCCGTCTCCACCCCCGCCTGGGCCAAGGGCATGGCCACGGTCCCCGCGGACCGGCTGCCGCCCGAAGCACGGCACACGCTGACCCTGATCGACAAGGGCGGCCCGTTCCCGTACAGCAAGGACGGTGTGGTGTTCGGCAACGTCGAGAAGCTGCTGCCCCGGCAGAAGCGCGGTTACTACCACGAGTACACCGTGGACACCCCGAACTCCCGGGACCGCGGCGCTCGGCGCCTGATCACCGGGCAGGGCGGCGAGTTCTATTACACCGACGACCACTACAAGACGTTCAAGGCGGTGCTGCGATGA
- a CDS encoding flavin monoamine oxidase family protein → MTSTVPTAVQHIDEQPPVTMFGPDFPYAYDDFLAHPAGLGQIPATEHGAEVAVIGGGLSGVVAAYELMKMGLKPVVYEADQIGGRLRTVGFPGCDPELTAEMGAMRFPPCSTALQHYIDLVGLETKPFPNPLASDTPSTVVDLKGESHYATSVDELPAVYREVMDAWNACLEEGADFSDMNQAIRERDIPRIREIWAKLVEKFDNQTFYGFLCDSEAFKSFRHREIFGQVGFGTGGWDTDFPNSILEILRVVYTEADDLHRGIVGGSQQLPLRLWEREPEKLVHWAPGTSLSSLHDGAPRPAVTRLHRTAGNRITVTDADGDIRTFRAAIFTAQSWMLLSKIACDDSLFPIDHWTAIERTHYMESSKLFVPVDRPFWLDKDEETGRDVMSMTLTDRMTRGTYLLDNGPDKPAVICLSYTWCDDSLKWLPLSASERMEVMLKSLGEIYPKVDIRRHIIGNPVTVSWENEPYFMGAFKANLPGHYRYQRRLFTHFMQDSLPEDKRGIFLAGDDISWTAGWAEGAVQTALNAVWGVMHHFGGTTDASNPGPGDLYDEIAPVELPED, encoded by the coding sequence ATGACGTCCACGGTGCCCACCGCCGTCCAGCACATCGACGAGCAGCCGCCCGTCACGATGTTCGGGCCGGACTTCCCCTACGCGTACGACGACTTCCTGGCGCACCCGGCCGGGCTCGGCCAGATACCCGCGACCGAGCACGGCGCGGAGGTCGCGGTCATCGGCGGCGGCCTCTCCGGCGTCGTCGCCGCGTACGAGCTGATGAAGATGGGCCTCAAGCCCGTCGTGTACGAGGCCGACCAGATCGGTGGCCGGCTGCGCACCGTCGGCTTCCCCGGCTGCGACCCGGAGCTGACCGCCGAGATGGGCGCCATGCGGTTCCCGCCCTGCTCCACCGCGCTCCAGCACTACATCGACCTGGTGGGCCTGGAGACCAAGCCGTTCCCCAACCCGCTCGCGTCCGACACCCCCTCGACGGTCGTCGACCTCAAGGGCGAGTCCCACTACGCGACCTCGGTCGACGAGCTGCCCGCCGTGTACCGCGAGGTCATGGACGCCTGGAACGCCTGTCTCGAAGAGGGCGCCGACTTCTCCGACATGAACCAGGCGATCCGCGAGCGCGACATCCCGCGCATCCGGGAGATCTGGGCCAAGCTCGTCGAGAAGTTCGACAACCAGACCTTCTACGGCTTCCTCTGCGACTCGGAGGCCTTCAAGTCCTTCCGGCACCGCGAGATCTTCGGCCAGGTCGGCTTCGGCACCGGCGGCTGGGACACCGACTTCCCGAACTCCATCCTGGAGATCCTGCGGGTCGTCTACACGGAGGCCGACGACCTCCACCGCGGCATCGTCGGCGGCTCCCAGCAGCTGCCGCTGCGGCTGTGGGAGCGCGAGCCCGAGAAGCTCGTGCACTGGGCGCCCGGCACCTCGCTCTCCTCGCTCCATGACGGCGCGCCCAGGCCGGCCGTGACCCGGCTGCACCGCACGGCGGGCAACCGCATCACCGTGACGGACGCGGACGGCGACATCCGCACCTTCCGCGCGGCGATCTTCACCGCGCAGTCCTGGATGCTGCTGTCCAAGATCGCCTGCGACGACTCGCTGTTCCCGATCGACCACTGGACGGCGATCGAGCGCACCCACTACATGGAGTCCTCCAAGCTGTTCGTGCCGGTGGACCGGCCGTTCTGGCTGGACAAGGACGAGGAGACCGGCCGTGACGTCATGTCGATGACGCTCACCGACCGGATGACGCGCGGCACGTATCTGCTCGACAACGGCCCCGACAAGCCCGCCGTCATCTGCCTCTCCTACACGTGGTGCGACGACAGCCTCAAGTGGCTCCCGCTGTCGGCGAGCGAGCGCATGGAGGTCATGCTCAAGTCGCTCGGCGAGATCTACCCCAAGGTCGACATCCGGCGGCACATCATCGGCAACCCGGTCACGGTGTCGTGGGAGAACGAGCCGTACTTCATGGGCGCGTTCAAGGCGAACCTGCCCGGCCACTACCGCTACCAGCGCCGTCTGTTCACGCACTTCATGCAGGACTCGCTGCCCGAGGACAAGCGGGGGATCTTCCTCGCGGGCGACGACATCTCCTGGACGGCCGGCTGGGCCGAGGGCGCCGTGCAGACCGCGCTCAACGCGGTGTGGGGCGTCATGCACCACTTCGGTGGCACCACGGACGCGTCCAACCCGGGGCCGGGCGACCTGTACGACGAGATCGCCCCGGTCGAGCTTCCGGAGGACTAG
- a CDS encoding carbon-nitrogen hydrolase family protein, whose protein sequence is MPALRTALLQSSGSLSDVAANLKALDEAAGRAAATGAGLIVCPELFLTGYAIGDDVAKLAEAADGPSARAIAEIAVRHGLAVVYGYPERDGDAVYNAAQLIGPDGSRLANYRKTHLFGCFEQEAFTPGDQPVVQADLNGLRVGMMICYDVEFPENVRAHALAGTDLLLVPTAQMHPFQFVAESLVPVRAFENQLYVAYVNRTGPEGEFEFVGLSCLAGPDGAARARAGRGTELVVGDVDPEFLAASRANNPYLRDRRPGLYASLV, encoded by the coding sequence ATGCCCGCGTTGCGCACCGCCCTGCTCCAGAGCTCCGGCAGTCTCTCGGACGTAGCCGCGAACCTGAAGGCGCTGGACGAGGCGGCCGGGCGGGCGGCCGCGACCGGCGCCGGTCTGATCGTCTGCCCCGAGCTGTTCCTCACCGGGTACGCCATCGGCGACGACGTGGCCAAGCTCGCCGAAGCCGCCGACGGCCCCTCCGCGCGGGCGATCGCCGAAATCGCGGTCCGTCACGGCCTCGCGGTCGTCTACGGATACCCCGAGCGCGACGGCGACGCCGTCTACAACGCGGCCCAGCTCATCGGCCCCGACGGCAGCCGCCTGGCGAACTACCGCAAGACCCACCTCTTCGGCTGCTTCGAGCAGGAGGCGTTCACGCCGGGCGACCAGCCGGTCGTCCAGGCCGACCTGAACGGCCTGCGGGTGGGCATGATGATCTGCTACGACGTGGAGTTCCCGGAGAACGTACGGGCCCACGCGCTGGCCGGCACCGACCTCCTCCTGGTGCCCACCGCCCAGATGCACCCCTTCCAGTTCGTCGCGGAGTCCCTCGTCCCGGTCCGCGCCTTCGAGAACCAGCTCTACGTCGCGTACGTCAACCGGACCGGCCCCGAGGGCGAGTTCGAGTTCGTCGGCCTGAGCTGCCTGGCCGGGCCGGACGGGGCCGCGCGGGCCCGCGCCGGTCGGGGCACCGAGCTGGTCGTGGGCGACGTCGACCCCGAGTTCCTGGCCGCCTCGCGCGCGAACAACCCCTACCTCCGCGACCGCCGCCCGGGCCTCTACGCCTCCCTCGTCTGA
- a CDS encoding glutamine synthetase family protein encodes MAAARLTAEGVRAIALTWVDVAGLTRVKAVPTTRLAQVGAHGVGMSPVFDVYLVDDSVTTSPLIGGPDGDLRLIPDLDRLTVLAAQPGWAWAPAERFEQSGQPYDACQRQFARRMTRRAAERGIELRMGFETEWVVDPPLAGPAYGMARIVERSAYVGDVLAALEAQGVEVLQIHPEYTPGQFEVSVAPADPVGAADLAVLVRETIRAVSLQHGLTPWFGPVVDPEGVGNGGHLHLSLWQDGRNLCRGGEGPSGMSTTSESFLAGILDALPALLAIGAPTPASYLRLAPSRWAGAFQCWGPENREAALRFVPGPPGAEEAANAEVKSFDPAANPYLVTGAVIAAGLAGLDAGLRLPPPVAGDPVHSVGARRLPTSLPEALGRFTESAVLREALGDRLFEAIVAVRQAETKLFDGQTPGEIAAATRGRY; translated from the coding sequence TTGGCGGCCGCCCGACTGACCGCGGAGGGAGTGCGGGCGATCGCGCTGACATGGGTGGACGTCGCGGGCCTGACCCGCGTCAAGGCCGTGCCGACCACACGGCTCGCGCAGGTCGGGGCGCACGGCGTCGGCATGTCGCCGGTCTTCGACGTGTATCTGGTGGACGACTCGGTCACCACCAGCCCCCTCATCGGCGGCCCCGACGGCGACCTGCGCCTGATCCCCGACCTCGACCGGCTCACCGTGCTCGCCGCCCAGCCCGGCTGGGCCTGGGCGCCGGCCGAACGCTTCGAGCAGTCGGGGCAGCCCTACGACGCCTGCCAGCGGCAGTTCGCGCGCCGGATGACGCGGCGGGCCGCGGAGCGCGGCATCGAGCTGCGGATGGGCTTCGAGACGGAGTGGGTCGTCGACCCGCCGCTGGCCGGGCCGGCGTACGGGATGGCGCGGATCGTCGAGCGCTCGGCGTACGTGGGCGATGTGCTGGCCGCGCTGGAGGCGCAGGGCGTCGAGGTGCTCCAGATCCACCCGGAATACACGCCGGGCCAGTTCGAGGTGTCGGTGGCCCCGGCCGATCCGGTGGGCGCGGCCGATCTCGCGGTGCTCGTGCGCGAGACGATCCGGGCGGTGTCGCTCCAGCACGGCCTCACCCCCTGGTTCGGGCCGGTCGTCGATCCCGAGGGCGTCGGCAACGGCGGCCATCTGCACCTCAGCCTCTGGCAGGACGGCCGCAACCTGTGCCGGGGCGGCGAGGGCCCCTCGGGGATGAGTACGACCAGCGAGTCCTTCCTCGCCGGCATCCTCGACGCGCTGCCCGCGCTGCTCGCCATCGGCGCCCCCACCCCCGCGAGCTATCTGCGCCTGGCGCCGTCGCGCTGGGCCGGCGCCTTCCAGTGCTGGGGGCCCGAGAACCGGGAGGCCGCGCTGCGCTTCGTGCCGGGGCCGCCCGGCGCCGAGGAGGCGGCCAACGCGGAGGTCAAGTCGTTCGACCCGGCCGCCAACCCCTATCTGGTGACCGGCGCGGTGATCGCCGCCGGACTCGCCGGGCTCGACGCGGGCCTGCGGCTGCCGCCGCCGGTGGCGGGCGACCCGGTGCACTCGGTCGGTGCCCGGCGGCTGCCCACCTCGCTGCCCGAGGCGCTCGGCCGCTTCACGGAGTCGGCGGTGCTGCGCGAGGCGCTCGGCGACCGGCTCTTCGAGGCGATCGTCGCGGTGCGCCAGGCCGAGACGAAGCTCTTCGACGGCCAAACCCCCGGGGAGATCGCCGCGGCCACCCGCGGGAGGTACTGA
- a CDS encoding ATP-dependent DNA ligase: MLLADVATTSADIAATASRSEKSALLARLFSATEPDEAPLVVTYLAGRLPQRRTGLGWNTLKDLPPPADSPTLTVREVDERLEAISAVAGKGAQGERRRLVGELMAAATRGEQRFLVALITGEVRQGALDAAAVEGLAAAAGAPPAEVRRAVMLGGSLGTVARALLAEGPAALAAFRLEVGRPVLPMLAHSAKDVAEALDRLGPCVVEEKLDGIRAQVHKDGDAVRVFTRTLDEITERLPEVVDAARELAAERAVLDGEVIALGPDRRPRSFQDIAGRVGSRLDVAGAQERLPLSPVFFDLLSVDGRDLLDLSVRERHTELARIAPEPRRVRRYVVEDPADPEQRRGAEEFAAETLDLGHEGVVLKALDSTYAAGRRGASWLKVKPVHTLDLVVLAAEWGHGRRTGKLSNLHLGARREDGTFAMLGKTFKGLTDALLTWQTERLRELTVAEEPWGVRVRPELVVEVAYDGVQRSSRYPEGVTLRFARVVRYREDKRASEADTVASVTAPPGSRPGSNGEDGDA; encoded by the coding sequence ATGCTGCTCGCCGACGTGGCCACGACCTCGGCCGACATCGCCGCCACCGCCTCGCGCTCGGAGAAGTCCGCGCTGCTGGCCCGGCTGTTCTCGGCCACCGAACCGGACGAGGCGCCGCTGGTGGTGACCTATCTGGCGGGGCGGCTCCCGCAGCGGCGCACCGGGCTCGGCTGGAACACCCTGAAGGACCTTCCGCCGCCCGCCGACTCGCCCACCCTGACCGTCCGGGAGGTCGACGAGCGCCTGGAGGCCATCTCGGCGGTCGCCGGCAAGGGCGCCCAGGGCGAGCGCAGACGGCTGGTCGGTGAGCTGATGGCGGCGGCCACCCGAGGGGAGCAGCGCTTCCTGGTCGCGCTGATCACCGGAGAGGTCCGCCAGGGCGCGCTGGACGCGGCGGCCGTCGAGGGGCTCGCGGCGGCGGCCGGCGCCCCGCCCGCCGAGGTGCGGCGCGCCGTGATGCTCGGAGGTTCGCTCGGCACGGTCGCCCGGGCGCTGCTCGCCGAGGGGCCGGCCGCGCTCGCCGCGTTCCGCCTGGAGGTGGGCCGGCCCGTGCTGCCCATGCTGGCGCACAGCGCGAAGGACGTCGCCGAGGCGCTCGACCGGCTGGGCCCGTGCGTCGTCGAGGAGAAGCTCGACGGCATCCGCGCCCAGGTGCACAAGGACGGCGACGCGGTACGGGTCTTCACCCGCACCCTCGACGAGATCACCGAGCGGCTCCCCGAAGTGGTGGACGCCGCACGGGAGTTGGCGGCCGAGCGCGCCGTGCTCGACGGCGAGGTGATCGCGCTCGGGCCCGACCGCCGGCCGCGCTCCTTCCAGGACATCGCGGGACGCGTCGGCTCCCGGCTCGATGTCGCGGGCGCCCAGGAGCGCCTGCCGCTCTCCCCCGTCTTCTTCGACCTGTTGTCGGTGGACGGACGGGACCTGCTCGATCTGTCGGTGCGGGAGCGGCACACGGAGCTGGCCCGCATCGCGCCCGAGCCACGGCGCGTACGGCGGTATGTGGTGGAGGACCCCGCCGATCCCGAACAGCGGCGCGGCGCCGAGGAGTTCGCCGCCGAGACCCTGGACCTGGGGCACGAGGGGGTGGTGCTCAAGGCGCTCGACTCGACGTACGCGGCGGGCCGGCGCGGTGCCTCGTGGCTGAAGGTCAAGCCCGTGCACACCCTCGATCTGGTGGTTCTGGCCGCCGAGTGGGGCCACGGCCGGCGCACCGGCAAGCTCTCCAATCTGCACCTCGGGGCGCGCCGTGAGGACGGCACGTTCGCCATGCTCGGCAAGACGTTCAAGGGGCTCACCGACGCGCTCCTCACCTGGCAGACCGAACGGCTGCGGGAGTTGACGGTGGCCGAGGAGCCATGGGGGGTGCGGGTGCGGCCGGAACTCGTCGTCGAGGTGGCCTATGACGGCGTACAAAGATCATCGCGTTACCCGGAAGGGGTCACACTGCGTTTCGCACGGGTAGTGCGCTATCGCGAGGACAAGAGGGCCTCGGAAGCGGACACGGTCGCGTCGGTGACCGCTCCCCCCGGTTCTCGGCCTGGGTCGAACGGGGAGGACGGGGACGCCTGA